In one window of Synergistaceae bacterium DNA:
- a CDS encoding DUF362 domain-containing protein produces the protein MSIVSIVKTSGDDERSVAAAVREAIREIGGIDDIVKPGYTVIVKPNFVAVPSERLSGAVTRWEAAKAVADLVRERGAEPIIAESSAAGVDTEKVIEKTEYDLLRKQGYKVVDLKQTPPVTVSVPAGWKVFGEMKTWEPVKKADAIISVPVLKTHDQTEVTLGLKNIKGLISDAHKKDFHRYGVLEGVVDLITTFRPVLTVIDGTWGQEGLGPIFGTPVPMGLIVASKDMVAADAVGGRIMGYDPKDVPITVRAAARGLGEMDLSKIEIRGVPVSQVERRFLRASETKIEGLPPFDLLMDEGACTGCRNTVISAIMDMKSQNLESNLKGKCIVCGPLDESKLPPDVPKDRVVLVGICTRQLEKRGTFVPGCPPNNVYVVRGVVGEEVANRY, from the coding sequence ATGAGTATCGTTTCCATTGTCAAAACTTCCGGAGACGACGAAAGAAGCGTGGCGGCGGCGGTACGGGAGGCCATTCGCGAAATCGGCGGAATCGACGACATCGTGAAGCCCGGGTATACCGTCATTGTTAAGCCTAACTTCGTCGCCGTTCCCTCGGAGCGCCTTTCGGGAGCGGTGACCCGTTGGGAGGCGGCGAAAGCCGTGGCGGACCTGGTGAGGGAACGCGGGGCGGAGCCGATTATCGCGGAGTCCTCGGCGGCGGGCGTCGATACCGAAAAGGTCATCGAAAAAACGGAATACGACCTGCTTCGCAAACAGGGCTACAAGGTTGTGGACCTGAAGCAGACTCCTCCCGTGACGGTTTCCGTCCCCGCCGGCTGGAAGGTTTTCGGCGAGATGAAAACCTGGGAGCCGGTGAAAAAAGCGGACGCCATCATCAGCGTGCCTGTGCTGAAAACCCATGATCAGACGGAGGTCACCCTGGGCCTGAAAAATATCAAGGGCCTGATCAGCGACGCCCACAAGAAGGACTTCCACCGTTACGGCGTTCTGGAGGGCGTGGTGGATCTGATCACGACGTTCAGGCCCGTTCTGACGGTCATCGACGGCACCTGGGGACAGGAGGGGCTGGGGCCCATATTCGGCACGCCGGTGCCCATGGGGCTGATCGTCGCCTCGAAGGACATGGTGGCGGCGGACGCCGTTGGGGGGCGCATCATGGGCTATGACCCGAAGGACGTGCCGATCACCGTTCGGGCCGCCGCGCGCGGGCTGGGGGAGATGGACCTCTCGAAAATCGAAATTCGGGGCGTTCCGGTTTCGCAGGTGGAACGGCGGTTTCTGCGGGCTTCGGAGACGAAAATCGAGGGTCTGCCGCCCTTCGACCTCCTGATGGACGAAGGGGCCTGCACAGGGTGCCGCAACACGGTGATCAGCGCCATTATGGACATGAAGAGCCAGAATCTGGAGTCAAACCTCAAAGGCAAATGCATCGTCTGCGGTCCGCTGGACGAGTCCAAACTTCCTCCGGATGTGCCCAAAGACCGGGTCGTCCTGGTGGGAATCTGCACCCGTCAGCTGGAGAAGCGGGGAACCTTCGTGCCGGGCTGCCCTCCCAACAACGTGTACGTCGTTCGAGGCGTCGTGGGCGAAGAAGTCGCAAATCGTTACTGA
- a CDS encoding leucyl aminopeptidase, whose amino-acid sequence MEKIKLELETKQAGIELRAAENPDQWKGSAVLVLMTEEDCKKCEVASAWKSQVKALVKRKDFLGKKGSLVKVPLFGGNVESLYLAGLGGDEDCTSARLRDSLAGALRRIGREHNESVLILTEKKGREEEILLGEAVELCGYVFNKYKGKANQDKSARENENEFSLSEVFVPGSTLSKDWEAQTGIGRTFAAAQKTARSLANEPGNVVNPLTLAEYVAAFAKKQGLSCEIWDEKKLETEKMGALLAVGQGSKTPSRLIHLTWKPRGKAKKKVVFVGKGITFDSGGLDLKPADYIKTMKCDKTGACNVIGIMQGVAALAPAAEVHGILALAENMPSGTALRPDDIIRARNGKTIEIDNTDAEGRLVLADALCLASELKPDAIVDMATLTGACAVALGNWTAGVFATDDALCDALLAAGRRRGERLWRLPMDDEKIGETLKSKFADLVNGAGRYGGATFAAMFLNEFVEKGIPWAHLDIAGVDFYKEEWGVWAAGASAWGVRTCLDYVMNLK is encoded by the coding sequence ATGGAAAAAATAAAACTGGAACTGGAAACGAAACAGGCCGGGATTGAACTTCGGGCGGCAGAGAATCCCGACCAATGGAAAGGAAGCGCCGTACTGGTTCTGATGACGGAAGAGGACTGCAAAAAGTGCGAGGTCGCGTCCGCCTGGAAGTCCCAGGTGAAGGCCCTTGTGAAGCGGAAGGATTTTCTGGGCAAAAAGGGCAGTCTGGTGAAGGTCCCCCTGTTCGGCGGAAATGTTGAAAGCCTTTACCTGGCGGGGCTTGGCGGAGATGAAGACTGCACCTCCGCCCGTCTGCGAGACAGCCTCGCCGGGGCTCTGCGCAGAATTGGGCGGGAACATAACGAATCCGTCCTGATTCTGACCGAAAAGAAGGGACGCGAGGAAGAAATTCTTTTGGGAGAGGCCGTTGAGCTCTGCGGCTATGTTTTCAACAAGTATAAAGGGAAGGCGAATCAGGACAAAAGCGCCCGGGAGAACGAAAACGAATTTTCTCTGAGTGAGGTTTTCGTCCCCGGCTCCACCCTGTCGAAGGACTGGGAGGCGCAGACCGGAATCGGCAGAACCTTCGCCGCGGCTCAGAAAACAGCCCGCAGCCTGGCCAACGAACCGGGCAACGTGGTCAATCCCCTGACGCTTGCGGAATATGTCGCCGCCTTCGCCAAAAAACAGGGCCTGTCCTGCGAGATCTGGGACGAAAAAAAGCTGGAAACCGAGAAGATGGGCGCTCTGCTGGCCGTGGGGCAGGGCTCGAAAACGCCGTCGCGCCTGATTCATCTGACCTGGAAGCCCAGGGGGAAGGCGAAAAAGAAAGTCGTTTTCGTGGGCAAGGGAATAACCTTCGACAGCGGAGGACTGGACCTGAAGCCCGCGGACTATATCAAAACAATGAAATGCGACAAGACCGGCGCCTGCAACGTCATCGGGATAATGCAGGGAGTCGCCGCCCTCGCGCCTGCCGCGGAGGTGCACGGCATTCTCGCCCTGGCGGAAAACATGCCCTCGGGCACGGCTCTGCGCCCTGACGACATCATTCGGGCCCGCAACGGCAAAACGATAGAAATCGACAACACCGACGCCGAAGGACGCCTTGTGCTGGCGGACGCTCTGTGCTTGGCCAGCGAACTGAAGCCCGACGCGATCGTGGATATGGCGACCCTGACCGGAGCCTGCGCCGTGGCGCTGGGGAACTGGACGGCGGGGGTGTTCGCCACGGACGACGCCCTCTGCGACGCGCTGCTCGCCGCCGGACGCAGAAGAGGAGAGCGTCTGTGGCGTCTGCCCATGGACGATGAAAAGATCGGAGAAACCCTGAAGTCGAAGTTTGCCGACCTGGTCAACGGAGCGGGACGCTACGGCGGAGCGACTTTCGCCGCGATGTTCCTGAACGAGTTTGTGGAAAAGGGCATCCCCTGGGCGCACCTCGACATTGCGGGCGTCGATTTCTACAAGGAAGAATGGGGCGTCTGGGCCGCGGGAGCGTCCGCCTGGGGCGTGCGCACCTGCCTCGACTACGTAATGAACCTGAAGTGA
- the nifJ gene encoding pyruvate:ferredoxin (flavodoxin) oxidoreductase, which translates to MSKRRMETMDGNTAAAYVSYGFTEVAGIFPITPSSPMAELIDEWAAHGKKNFFGQPVRVIEMQSEGGASAVVHGALQGGAYATTYTASQGLLLMIPSMYRTAGELLPAVFHVAARSLANNAWSIFGEHQDVMAVRQTGFAILASSSVQDAMNLGAVAHLCAIRSRVPFLHFMDGFRTSHEIQKIEVLEDEELRALVDWDAVKHFRDNALNPDHPELRGSTVNPDVFFQLRESVNPWYRALPETIDHYMGEINRLTGRDYGFFNYHGAPDAERVVISMGSSCTALTEVVDWLSARGEKVGLVTVHVFRPFVPERLLKVIPSTVKKIAVLDRTKENAAAGEPLYQDVRSAFCGHAGAPVVVGGRYGIGSKDFNPSMAFAVFENLKQSAPKNSFTVGIVDDVCDTSLPRPSEVVDTAAEGTIACKFWGLGSDGTVGANKSAIKIIGNHTDMYAQAYFAYDSKKSGGVTISHLRFGRSPILSSYYIDRADFIACHNEAYVGLYDLLEGLKRGGKFLLNCSWSAAELEERLPAAMKRFIAENEVEFYTVDAVKIAQELGLGGRINMIMQAAFFRLAHILPVEEAVKYLKDAVVDSYGKQGQKVVDMNHAAIDRGVSDVKLFSVPPTWKNAQDSAPEEKPKRGFFVDVIMDSVLRQKGDDLPVSTFKGYESGFFPLGTTRWEKRGIAVRVPVWKSENCLQCNQCAFICPHAVLRPLLADENELKGAPADLQTLPATGFEGKKFHLAISSLDCTGCGGCVEACPAKNKALVMKPLNEVRDTAAPLWDFADSHISCKELPEKQTQSVKGSQFVRPLLEFSGACAGCGETPYVKLLTQLFGDRMVVVNTAGCSAVWGGSFPSMAYRKNDRGHGPAYGYSLFEDCGEYGFGIHMGATQNRERLAGEVREALTLGNLSQDLKTAMTDWLDLRLEVEGTRARADRLSELLEKEKGSDEALNRIWERRDFLVKRSLWIVGGDGWAYDIGYGGLDHVLAAGEDVNVLVLDTEVYSNTGGQSSKATPTAAVAGFNAGGKRTGKKDLGLMAVTYGNIYVGQTAMGADKSHTLKTFLEADRYPGTSLVIAYCPCINHGLVAGMGKSQEQERRAVEAGYWSLYRHNPQLRQAGKNPFSLDSKKPTASFRDFLLSEVRYAALQRQFPEVAEALFQKSEEEAKARYASYQRLAGEDKIPLTAQ; encoded by the coding sequence ATGTCAAAACGTCGAATGGAAACGATGGATGGTAACACGGCTGCGGCGTATGTTTCATATGGTTTTACGGAAGTGGCGGGGATTTTCCCGATCACGCCCTCGTCTCCCATGGCGGAGCTGATCGACGAATGGGCGGCCCACGGGAAGAAAAACTTTTTCGGACAGCCGGTTCGGGTGATCGAGATGCAGTCCGAGGGTGGAGCGTCGGCGGTTGTGCACGGCGCCCTGCAGGGAGGGGCTTACGCCACCACCTACACGGCCTCCCAGGGGCTTCTGCTGATGATCCCCAGCATGTACCGCACGGCGGGGGAGCTGCTGCCGGCCGTTTTTCACGTGGCCGCGCGATCTCTGGCCAACAACGCGTGGAGCATTTTCGGAGAACACCAGGACGTGATGGCGGTTCGGCAGACGGGTTTTGCCATTCTCGCCTCCAGCAGCGTCCAGGACGCCATGAACCTGGGGGCGGTCGCCCATCTCTGCGCCATCCGCTCAAGGGTGCCGTTTCTCCACTTTATGGACGGGTTCCGCACCTCTCACGAAATTCAGAAGATTGAAGTGCTGGAGGACGAAGAGCTGAGGGCGCTGGTGGACTGGGACGCGGTGAAACACTTCCGGGACAACGCACTGAACCCCGACCACCCCGAGCTGAGGGGCTCCACGGTGAACCCGGACGTGTTCTTCCAGCTTCGGGAGTCCGTCAATCCCTGGTATCGCGCCCTTCCGGAAACAATCGATCATTACATGGGTGAAATCAACCGGCTGACCGGCAGAGACTACGGTTTCTTCAATTATCACGGCGCTCCCGACGCCGAGCGGGTGGTCATCTCCATGGGGTCCAGCTGCACCGCCCTGACGGAGGTGGTGGACTGGCTTTCCGCCCGTGGCGAGAAGGTCGGGCTGGTGACGGTGCACGTTTTTCGTCCCTTTGTCCCGGAGCGCCTTCTGAAGGTGATCCCTTCCACGGTCAAAAAAATAGCGGTTCTCGACCGCACCAAGGAAAACGCCGCCGCGGGCGAGCCCCTTTACCAGGACGTCCGGAGCGCCTTCTGCGGACATGCCGGCGCTCCCGTCGTCGTCGGAGGCCGCTATGGCATCGGCTCGAAGGATTTCAACCCCTCCATGGCCTTCGCCGTTTTCGAGAACCTGAAGCAGAGCGCCCCCAAAAACAGTTTCACGGTGGGGATCGTGGATGACGTCTGCGACACCTCCCTGCCCCGCCCCTCCGAGGTGGTGGATACGGCGGCGGAAGGCACCATCGCCTGCAAGTTCTGGGGACTGGGGTCCGACGGAACCGTGGGAGCGAACAAAAGCGCCATCAAAATCATCGGAAACCACACGGATATGTACGCGCAGGCCTATTTCGCCTACGATTCCAAAAAATCCGGCGGCGTCACCATCTCTCATTTGCGTTTCGGCCGCTCTCCCATTCTGTCCTCCTACTACATCGACAGAGCCGACTTTATCGCCTGTCACAACGAGGCCTACGTGGGCCTTTACGATCTTCTGGAGGGTCTGAAGCGGGGCGGGAAATTCCTGCTGAACTGCTCCTGGTCCGCCGCGGAGCTGGAAGAACGTCTGCCCGCCGCCATGAAGCGCTTCATCGCCGAAAACGAGGTGGAGTTCTACACCGTCGATGCCGTGAAAATCGCGCAGGAGCTTGGGCTGGGCGGACGGATCAACATGATCATGCAGGCGGCCTTCTTCAGGCTGGCCCACATTCTCCCCGTAGAAGAGGCCGTCAAATACCTGAAGGACGCCGTCGTGGACTCCTACGGAAAGCAGGGGCAGAAGGTCGTGGACATGAACCACGCCGCCATCGATCGCGGCGTCAGCGACGTGAAGCTCTTCTCCGTCCCCCCGACCTGGAAGAACGCGCAGGATTCCGCCCCGGAGGAAAAACCGAAAAGGGGCTTTTTCGTGGACGTCATCATGGACAGCGTCCTCCGTCAAAAGGGCGACGATCTGCCCGTCAGCACCTTCAAAGGCTACGAAAGCGGCTTCTTCCCCCTGGGAACGACCCGGTGGGAGAAACGGGGCATCGCGGTTCGGGTGCCGGTCTGGAAATCCGAAAATTGCCTCCAGTGCAATCAGTGCGCCTTTATCTGCCCTCACGCCGTTCTCCGTCCGCTTCTGGCCGATGAAAACGAGCTGAAGGGCGCTCCCGCGGACCTGCAGACGCTTCCCGCCACGGGGTTCGAGGGGAAAAAGTTCCATCTGGCGATTTCCTCCCTGGACTGCACCGGCTGCGGCGGATGTGTGGAGGCCTGCCCCGCCAAAAACAAGGCGCTGGTCATGAAACCTCTGAACGAAGTCCGCGACACGGCAGCGCCCCTCTGGGACTTCGCTGACAGCCACATTTCCTGCAAGGAACTGCCGGAAAAACAGACTCAGAGCGTGAAGGGCAGCCAGTTTGTGCGTCCTCTGCTGGAGTTCAGCGGAGCCTGCGCCGGCTGCGGAGAAACGCCTTACGTCAAACTGTTGACTCAGCTCTTCGGGGATCGCATGGTGGTCGTGAACACGGCGGGCTGTTCGGCCGTCTGGGGAGGGAGCTTCCCCTCCATGGCCTACCGGAAGAACGATCGCGGACACGGCCCCGCTTATGGATATTCGCTGTTCGAGGACTGCGGAGAGTACGGATTCGGCATCCACATGGGAGCGACCCAGAATCGCGAGCGACTGGCCGGAGAAGTCCGGGAAGCTCTCACGCTGGGGAACCTCTCCCAGGATCTGAAAACCGCCATGACGGACTGGCTGGATCTCCGTCTGGAGGTGGAGGGAACCCGCGCCCGGGCCGACCGTCTGTCGGAGCTTCTGGAGAAGGAGAAGGGCTCGGACGAGGCCCTCAACCGCATCTGGGAGCGTCGGGATTTCCTGGTCAAACGCTCCCTGTGGATTGTGGGAGGGGACGGCTGGGCCTACGACATCGGCTACGGCGGGCTGGATCACGTTCTGGCGGCGGGAGAGGACGTCAACGTGTTGGTGCTGGATACCGAAGTGTACTCCAATACGGGCGGACAGTCCTCCAAGGCGACGCCCACCGCGGCCGTGGCGGGATTCAACGCCGGAGGCAAGCGGACGGGCAAAAAGGACCTGGGCCTGATGGCGGTCACCTACGGCAATATCTACGTGGGACAAACCGCCATGGGAGCGGATAAGAGCCACACTCTCAAAACCTTCCTGGAGGCGGACCGGTATCCCGGAACCTCGCTGGTCATCGCCTACTGCCCCTGCATCAACCACGGTCTGGTGGCCGGGATGGGCAAGTCTCAGGAGCAGGAGCGCCGCGCCGTGGAGGCCGGATACTGGTCGCTGTATCGCCACAATCCGCAGCTGAGGCAGGCGGGGAAGAACCCCTTCTCTCTGGACTCCAAAAAACCCACCGCTTCGTTCCGGGACTTTCTGCTCAGCGAAGTGCGCTACGCTGCCCTGCAGCGTCAGTTCCCGGAGGTTGCGGAGGCCCTCTTCCAGAAGTCCGAAGAAGAGGCGAAGGCGCGTTACGCCTCGTACCAGCGTCTGGCGGGCGAGGACAAAATCCCCCTGACCGCTCAGTGA